The Nocardioides campestrisoli genome includes a window with the following:
- a CDS encoding sulfatase family protein — MPSWRRVAVLLTATLLVAGLPASRDALPAAVSERVEDPPNIVLVMTDDQNDYELDEMPLTRAALQDDGMDFVDAVSPHPLCCPARAEILTGQYAQNNGVRHNNGQHGGFDALDPSSTLATWFREGGYATAFVGKYLNKYGPADGPQEGWDRWHALTRGVYSYQDFSLADGDREQRYRDAYVSDVISEQTTRTARELAAGDRPFLLLSWHLAPHYRFSDSGERMPPLSAPEDRDSFTEAEPVSIGKPSFSMEQDAEGTQVMARPHPRRLAAVRAEHRARLRSLQAVDRSVADLVTALKEEGVWEDTYLFFTSDNGFLLGEHHLIGKNVLLEEALQIPLLVAGGGVRHGSSAAPVSLVDLPATFVDLAGLTPDASLDGLSLAPLLRGETGPWRDTTLVQTGRTAGDGWEVRGVRTHRYLYAVGAEGRDEVLIDRLVDPFELTNRVEDPFYAGTRDELRRRRDLLVDCAGADCNRVFGPVPDPLTELDLGALPRRIGP; from the coding sequence ATGCCCAGCTGGAGACGTGTGGCCGTGCTGCTCACGGCCACACTCCTCGTCGCCGGCCTGCCGGCCTCCCGCGACGCACTCCCGGCGGCTGTCTCGGAGCGCGTCGAGGACCCTCCGAACATCGTCCTGGTGATGACCGACGACCAGAACGACTACGAGCTCGACGAGATGCCGTTGACCCGGGCCGCCCTGCAGGACGACGGCATGGATTTCGTGGACGCGGTCTCCCCCCACCCGCTGTGCTGCCCCGCCAGGGCCGAGATCCTCACCGGCCAGTACGCCCAGAACAACGGGGTGCGCCACAACAACGGCCAGCACGGCGGCTTCGACGCCCTGGACCCCTCCTCCACGCTGGCCACCTGGTTCCGCGAGGGCGGGTACGCCACGGCCTTCGTCGGCAAGTACCTCAACAAGTACGGCCCCGCCGACGGTCCGCAGGAGGGCTGGGACCGGTGGCACGCGCTCACCCGGGGCGTGTACAGCTACCAGGACTTCAGCCTGGCCGACGGCGACCGGGAGCAGCGCTACCGCGACGCCTACGTCAGCGACGTCATCTCGGAGCAGACCACCCGGACGGCCCGCGAGCTCGCGGCCGGCGACCGCCCGTTCCTGCTCCTCTCCTGGCACCTGGCACCGCACTACCGGTTCAGCGACTCGGGCGAGCGGATGCCGCCGCTGTCGGCTCCGGAGGACCGCGACTCGTTCACCGAGGCGGAGCCCGTCTCCATCGGCAAGCCGAGCTTCTCCATGGAGCAGGACGCCGAGGGCACGCAGGTGATGGCCCGCCCCCATCCCCGTCGGCTCGCCGCCGTCCGAGCCGAGCACCGGGCCCGGCTGCGCAGCCTCCAGGCGGTGGACCGCTCGGTGGCCGACCTGGTGACCGCGTTGAAGGAGGAAGGAGTCTGGGAGGACACCTACCTGTTCTTCACCTCCGACAACGGCTTCCTCCTCGGTGAGCACCACCTGATCGGCAAGAACGTGCTCCTCGAGGAGGCGCTCCAGATCCCCCTGCTCGTCGCCGGCGGCGGGGTCAGGCACGGGTCGTCGGCGGCTCCGGTCTCCCTGGTCGACCTGCCCGCCACCTTCGTCGACCTGGCGGGGCTGACCCCGGACGCCTCCTTGGACGGCCTCTCGCTCGCTCCGCTGCTGCGCGGGGAGACCGGTCCCTGGCGGGACACCACGCTGGTGCAGACCGGTCGGACCGCAGGCGACGGCTGGGAGGTGCGCGGCGTCCGCACGCACCGCTACCTGTACGCCGTCGGGGCCGAGGGCCGGGACGAGGTGCTGATCGACCGGCTCGTGGACCCGTTCGAGCTCACCAACCGGGTCGAAGACCCCTTCTACGCGGGGACCCGGGACGAGCTCCGGCGACGGCGCGACCTCTTGGTCGACTGCGCCGGTGCGGACTGCAACCGGGTCTTCGGCCCCGTCCCGGACCCGCTCACCGAGCTCGACCTGGGAGCCCTGCCCCGACGGATCGGACCCTAG
- a CDS encoding acyltransferase, which produces MITGRRLLNRAVHRVHRFVEWYGATAPGTDLGDEFGSLGLGSCVAFPHASLMGTRSIHLGAGTLVGRGCTLSVGYSPEDANLPERGLVIGDRCVVGARSTITAHESIELGDDVWLGQDVFISDASHGYQDPETPIGMQLGEHQPVSVGSGTWIGHGAIILPGAQVGRNVVVGAGSVVRGAVPDHSVVVGVPGRVVRRLDPGVGWVSTTGSRDVRPAMDAREVARVLDTLPEAHPARRQLADRVRLRPVGS; this is translated from the coding sequence GTGATCACCGGTCGTCGTCTGCTCAACCGTGCCGTCCACCGGGTCCACCGGTTCGTCGAGTGGTACGGGGCTACGGCCCCGGGCACCGACCTCGGTGACGAGTTCGGGTCCCTGGGCCTGGGCAGCTGTGTCGCCTTCCCGCACGCCTCGCTGATGGGGACCCGTTCCATCCACCTGGGTGCCGGCACCCTCGTGGGCCGAGGATGCACCCTGTCGGTGGGCTACAGCCCCGAGGACGCCAACCTCCCGGAGCGGGGCCTGGTGATCGGGGACCGGTGCGTCGTCGGCGCGCGGTCCACGATCACCGCGCACGAGTCGATCGAGCTCGGCGACGACGTGTGGTTGGGCCAGGACGTCTTCATCTCCGACGCCTCGCACGGCTACCAGGACCCCGAGACCCCGATCGGCATGCAGCTCGGCGAGCACCAGCCGGTCTCCGTCGGGTCGGGCACCTGGATCGGGCACGGGGCGATCATCCTGCCCGGGGCCCAGGTGGGTCGCAACGTCGTGGTGGGGGCCGGGTCGGTGGTCCGGGGCGCGGTGCCCGACCACAGCGTCGTGGTGGGAGTCCCGGGTCGGGTCGTGCGCCGGCTGGACCCAGGCGTGGGCTGGGTCTCGACCACCGGGTCCCGGGACGTGCGGCCGGCGATGGACGCTCGAGAGGTCGCGCGGGTCCTCGACACCCTGCCCGAGGCGCACCCGGCGCGCCGGCAGCTCGCCGACCGGGTCCGGCTGCGGCCCGTCGGCTCGTGA
- a CDS encoding response regulator gives MWDGSSTPEESPRAPVTVFLLDDHELLRHGIRSLLERQGDIVVVGESSSAAEAARRIPALRPDVAILDVRLPDGSGVDVCRQVRSIDPTIAVLMLTSYDEDEALFAAIMAGAAGYVLKEVKAADFVDSVRRVAGGHSMLDPVATSHVLERLRHGPPKDPLTKHLTPKEHQVLELVGQGLTNRQIAEHLGLAEKTTKNYVSIMLGKLGVETRTQAAIIATRQDHHPSR, from the coding sequence ATGTGGGATGGGTCAAGCACACCAGAGGAGAGCCCCAGGGCTCCGGTCACGGTCTTTCTGCTCGATGACCACGAGCTGCTCCGCCACGGCATCCGCAGTCTGCTGGAACGGCAGGGCGACATCGTGGTGGTCGGCGAGTCCAGCAGCGCGGCCGAGGCGGCCCGTCGAATCCCGGCACTGCGCCCGGACGTCGCGATCCTCGACGTGCGGCTGCCGGACGGGTCGGGGGTGGACGTCTGCCGACAGGTCAGGTCGATCGACCCGACCATCGCGGTCCTCATGCTCACCTCCTACGACGAGGACGAAGCGCTCTTCGCCGCCATCATGGCCGGCGCGGCGGGCTACGTCCTCAAGGAGGTGAAGGCCGCCGACTTCGTCGACAGCGTCCGCCGCGTGGCCGGCGGACACTCGATGCTCGATCCCGTGGCGACGTCCCACGTCCTCGAGCGTCTGCGTCACGGCCCGCCGAAGGACCCGCTGACCAAGCACCTGACTCCCAAGGAGCACCAGGTGCTCGAGCTGGTCGGTCAGGGACTGACCAACCGGCAGATCGCCGAGCACCTCGGACTGGCGGAGAAGACGACCAAGAACTACGTCTCCATCATGCTGGGGAAGCTGGGGGTGGAGACGAGGACCCAGGCGGCGATCATCGCGACGCGTCAGGACCATCACCCCTCGCGCTGA
- a CDS encoding GAF domain-containing sensor histidine kinase, which produces MKKASEDHLVGHDERRWSLLLQMVATLATDLSLDEVLARIVEAAARLGGGRRAALGVPHQDQADQLRVLVTYQVDVPGDVTGDVPGDVPGDVPGDVHPSGQDPFHGQSRFPEGPGVLSMLLDQHPRHWHDEHAPAVPAPRAGGTAAGPGLTVPVRLHDRVFGALVVEESVAPHGFSRTDEEVVTALAAAAGIAIDHAHLREEAGRRERWLGAAADLGTAILHPDGDELAPQMVADLAVQIAGADLAWVATGADADSLRIQAVAGRQVDPRVLAAVDLTRSLEHCVAATGRPLTVEDLTRHPRSADVAQSLGADPTGRGVLVPLALPDGRAGVICLAWRRDVDPTEVLQDVSLPALLAQRASSALQVAASLRERERSVVVDERDRIARDLHDLVIQHLYAVGLELQTIALGHDPEEMRQRLERTVDDIEETIRDIRRSIFALGSVHDATDPRKMLHEVVERAGRTMKLHPTLRFRGPVRALVTDELIDDVLAVVTETLTNTNRHAGAQLCAVEVSVVDGISVRVTDDGKGMDGAGVRSGLENLRRRAELRGGHLDVISALGHGTSVVWWVPLPAPAGSAAAPVRSGASRRGGGKADA; this is translated from the coding sequence ATGAAGAAGGCGTCCGAGGACCACCTCGTCGGACACGACGAACGGCGATGGAGCCTGCTCCTGCAGATGGTCGCCACCCTCGCCACGGACCTCTCCCTGGACGAGGTGCTGGCCAGGATCGTCGAGGCCGCCGCCCGCCTGGGCGGCGGGCGGCGAGCCGCCCTGGGCGTTCCGCACCAGGACCAGGCGGACCAGCTACGCGTGCTCGTCACGTACCAGGTCGACGTGCCGGGTGATGTGACCGGTGACGTGCCAGGTGACGTGCCAGGTGACGTGCCCGGTGACGTGCACCCGTCCGGTCAGGACCCGTTCCACGGTCAGAGCCGGTTCCCGGAGGGTCCCGGCGTGCTGAGCATGCTGCTGGACCAGCACCCGCGGCACTGGCACGACGAGCACGCCCCTGCCGTCCCCGCGCCGCGCGCGGGCGGGACGGCCGCAGGACCCGGCCTCACCGTTCCGGTCCGGCTGCACGACCGTGTCTTCGGTGCGCTGGTGGTCGAGGAGAGCGTGGCCCCCCACGGCTTCAGCCGGACCGACGAAGAGGTCGTGACGGCGCTCGCCGCGGCGGCAGGCATCGCCATCGACCATGCCCACCTGCGCGAGGAGGCCGGCCGGCGGGAGCGCTGGCTGGGGGCCGCGGCGGACCTTGGCACCGCGATCCTGCACCCGGACGGGGACGAGCTGGCCCCGCAGATGGTGGCCGACCTCGCCGTCCAGATCGCGGGGGCCGACCTGGCGTGGGTGGCCACCGGGGCGGACGCCGACAGCCTCCGGATCCAGGCCGTCGCCGGTCGTCAGGTGGACCCGAGGGTCCTTGCCGCGGTCGACCTGACACGTTCTCTGGAGCACTGCGTCGCGGCGACCGGGCGTCCCCTCACCGTCGAGGACCTCACGCGTCACCCGCGCAGCGCGGACGTGGCTCAGTCGCTCGGGGCCGACCCGACCGGCCGGGGCGTCCTGGTGCCACTGGCCCTGCCGGACGGCCGGGCCGGCGTGATCTGTCTGGCCTGGCGACGCGACGTCGACCCCACCGAGGTGCTTCAGGACGTCTCGTTGCCGGCGTTGCTCGCGCAGCGCGCATCCTCCGCCCTGCAGGTCGCGGCGTCGCTGCGGGAGCGGGAGCGGTCGGTCGTGGTGGACGAGCGCGACCGGATCGCCCGCGACCTGCACGACCTGGTCATCCAGCACCTGTACGCCGTGGGCCTCGAGCTCCAGACGATCGCGCTGGGTCACGACCCGGAGGAGATGCGACAACGGCTCGAGCGCACGGTGGACGACATCGAGGAGACCATCCGCGACATCCGTCGCAGCATCTTCGCGCTCGGCTCGGTGCACGACGCGACCGACCCCCGCAAGATGCTGCACGAGGTGGTCGAGCGGGCCGGGCGGACCATGAAGCTCCACCCCACGCTCCGTTTCCGCGGACCGGTCCGAGCCCTGGTCACCGACGAGCTGATCGACGACGTGCTCGCCGTGGTGACCGAGACCCTGACGAACACCAACCGGCACGCCGGTGCGCAGCTGTGCGCCGTCGAGGTCAGCGTGGTCGACGGGATCTCCGTCCGGGTCACCGACGACGGCAAGGGCATGGACGGGGCCGGTGTCCGCAGCGGGCTGGAGAACCTGCGTCGGCGTGCGGAGCTGCGCGGTGGTCACCTCGACGTGATCTCGGCGCTGGGGCACGGCACCAGCGTCGTGTGGTGGGTGCCCCTGCCCGCCCCCGCGGGCTCGGCGGCGGCCCCTGTGCGCTCAGGCGCCTCGCGACGAGGCGGTGGGAAGGCGGACGCCTGA